The Bordetella sp. FB-8 genome includes a window with the following:
- a CDS encoding cyclase family protein, producing the protein MSAQILAQFMGALANGGIRIVDLTETLTPEFPTIVLPPEFGQAWPFRIEEISRYDERGPAWYWNNFSCSEHTGTHFDAPVHWVSGKDLPDNTVDTVPLSAFVASACVIDCSGPSSGDPDFLLTIDYVEQWEARHGRIPAGAWVFMRTDWSKRDKAVDYLNMQSDGQHTPGPDAQVVPWLIKERDVHGFGTESVGTDAGQAMHFDPPFPCHYFMHGNSRYGLQCMTNLDQLPPTGAVIFSAPLKIRHGSGSPLRVLAMVPGKS; encoded by the coding sequence ATGAGCGCACAAATCCTCGCCCAGTTCATGGGCGCGCTGGCCAACGGCGGGATACGCATCGTCGATCTCACCGAAACGCTGACGCCGGAATTTCCCACCATCGTGCTGCCGCCGGAATTCGGCCAGGCCTGGCCCTTTCGCATCGAAGAGATCTCGCGCTACGACGAGCGCGGGCCGGCTTGGTACTGGAACAACTTCTCGTGCTCGGAGCACACCGGCACGCACTTCGATGCGCCGGTGCACTGGGTTTCGGGCAAGGACCTGCCCGACAATACCGTCGACACCGTCCCGCTCTCGGCCTTCGTCGCCAGCGCCTGCGTGATCGACTGCTCCGGGCCCAGCTCCGGCGATCCCGACTTCCTGCTCACCATCGACTACGTCGAGCAATGGGAAGCCCGCCACGGCCGCATCCCGGCCGGCGCATGGGTATTCATGCGCACCGACTGGTCCAAGCGCGACAAGGCGGTGGACTACCTGAACATGCAGTCCGACGGCCAGCACACGCCCGGCCCGGACGCCCAGGTCGTGCCCTGGCTCATCAAGGAACGCGACGTGCACGGTTTCGGCACCGAATCGGTCGGCACCGACGCCGGCCAGGCCATGCACTTCGATCCGCCCTTTCCCTGCCACTACTTCATGCACGGCAACAGCCGCTACGGCCTGCAGTGCATGACCAACCTGGACCAGCTGCCACCCACCGGTGCGGTAATCTTCTCCGCGCCGCTGAAGATCCGGCATGGCTCGGGCAGCCCGCTGCGCGTGCTGGCCATGGTGCCGGGCAAGTCTTGA
- a CDS encoding ABC transporter substrate-binding protein, whose translation MKSMKLTLAATAVAALFSLPAMAQVKIGVVTSATGPTALVGIPQKNTVPLLPTKIGDLTVQYISLDDGSDTTASVTDVKKLISEDHVDAIIGPSGSPNAMAVIPFVAEAGVPLLAPVGTAAAVLPMTPQKKWVFKTTQNDGLIAQALIDQMSKSGIKTLGFIGLSDPFGENWYKVTSELAAKAGIKIVANERFSRVDTSVTGQALHILAANPQAVLVAAPGGASVLPEKTLVDQGYKGQFYQTHGAALDAFLKLGGKEVNGTILAASLMLVLPEISDSNPSKAVAEKYVDAYKKLYGHEPATFGANVYDAGLLLEHAIPIAEKSGKPGTKAFRSALRDALEQTKELVGTQGVYNMTPEDHSGFDKRGRELITVKNGHWTLLK comes from the coding sequence ATGAAGTCCATGAAACTGACCCTGGCCGCCACGGCCGTCGCAGCTCTCTTCAGCCTGCCGGCCATGGCCCAGGTCAAGATCGGGGTGGTTACCTCGGCAACCGGCCCCACGGCGCTGGTCGGCATCCCGCAGAAGAACACCGTGCCGCTGCTGCCGACCAAGATCGGCGACCTGACGGTGCAATACATCTCGCTGGACGACGGCAGCGACACCACGGCCTCGGTCACCGACGTCAAGAAGCTGATTTCCGAAGATCATGTCGACGCCATCATCGGACCGTCGGGCTCGCCCAACGCCATGGCCGTGATTCCGTTCGTGGCCGAGGCCGGCGTGCCCCTGCTGGCCCCGGTGGGCACCGCCGCCGCGGTGCTGCCCATGACGCCGCAGAAGAAGTGGGTCTTCAAGACCACGCAGAACGACGGCCTCATCGCCCAGGCGCTGATCGACCAGATGAGCAAGAGCGGCATCAAGACGCTGGGCTTTATCGGTCTGTCCGATCCCTTCGGCGAGAACTGGTACAAGGTCACGAGCGAACTGGCCGCAAAGGCCGGCATCAAGATCGTCGCCAACGAACGCTTCTCCCGCGTCGACACCTCGGTCACCGGCCAGGCCTTGCACATCCTGGCCGCCAACCCGCAGGCCGTGCTGGTGGCCGCGCCGGGCGGCGCCAGCGTGCTGCCCGAGAAGACCCTGGTCGACCAGGGCTACAAGGGCCAGTTCTACCAGACCCATGGCGCCGCGCTCGATGCCTTCCTCAAACTGGGCGGCAAGGAAGTCAACGGCACCATCCTGGCCGCCAGCCTGATGCTGGTGCTGCCCGAGATTTCCGACAGCAACCCGTCCAAGGCCGTCGCCGAGAAATACGTCGACGCCTACAAGAAGCTCTACGGCCACGAACCGGCCACCTTCGGCGCCAACGTCTACGATGCCGGTCTGCTGCTCGAACACGCCATTCCCATCGCCGAAAAATCGGGCAAGCCCGGCACCAAGGCATTCCGCAGCGCGCTGCGCGACGCCCTGGAGCAGACCAAGGAGCTGGTCGGCACGCAGGGGGTCTACAACATGACGCCCGAAGACCACAGCGGTTTCGACAAGCGCGGGCGCGAACTGATCACGGTCAAGAACGGCCACTGGACGCTGCTCAAGTAA
- a CDS encoding branched-chain amino acid ABC transporter permease, with translation MNAQIVLLLAQDGLTNGAIYALLALSILLVFTVTRVLFIPQGEFAAYSALTMAAIQAGKPAALVWLLMAFALCEALADLWTIYKRAGRVRVSVLWLCKLAYPFALAALFHLLPLASLPMAVQALLTLALVVPMGPQIYRLFYQPIATASPLVLLIVSIALHLALQGLGLLAFGADGGRTTPFVDATLSLGSTLRINGQAACVVLVSILLIVALYLFFGRTMYGKALRAVAYNRVGARLMGISPTFAGKITFFFAALVGAVSGLLIAPITTLYFDSGFLLGLKGFVGAIIGGLVSYPAAAAGSLLVGLIESFSSFYASAYKGVIVFTLIIPVLLWRSLKSRHVEEEEEQA, from the coding sequence ATGAATGCACAGATCGTTCTGCTACTCGCACAAGACGGCTTGACCAACGGCGCGATCTACGCGCTGTTGGCCTTGTCCATCTTGCTGGTGTTCACTGTCACGCGGGTGCTCTTCATCCCGCAGGGCGAATTCGCGGCCTACAGCGCGCTGACCATGGCGGCCATCCAGGCCGGCAAGCCGGCGGCGCTGGTGTGGCTGCTGATGGCCTTCGCCCTCTGCGAAGCGCTGGCCGATCTGTGGACGATATACAAGCGAGCCGGGCGCGTGCGCGTGTCCGTGCTCTGGCTGTGCAAGCTGGCCTATCCCTTCGCGCTGGCGGCGCTGTTCCATCTATTGCCGCTGGCCTCGCTGCCCATGGCGGTTCAGGCTCTGCTCACGCTGGCCCTGGTCGTGCCGATGGGGCCGCAGATTTACCGGCTGTTCTACCAGCCCATCGCCACCGCCTCGCCGCTGGTGCTGCTGATCGTTTCCATCGCCCTGCACCTGGCGCTGCAAGGCCTGGGCCTGCTGGCCTTCGGCGCCGACGGCGGCCGCACCACGCCCTTCGTCGACGCCACGCTCTCGCTGGGCAGCACCTTGCGCATCAACGGCCAGGCCGCGTGCGTCGTGCTGGTGTCCATCCTGCTGATCGTCGCGCTCTATCTGTTCTTCGGCCGCACCATGTACGGCAAGGCCCTGCGCGCCGTGGCCTACAACCGGGTCGGCGCCCGGCTCATGGGCATTTCGCCCACGTTCGCCGGCAAGATCACCTTCTTCTTCGCGGCCCTGGTCGGGGCCGTCTCGGGGCTGCTCATCGCCCCCATCACCACCTTGTATTTCGACTCGGGCTTCCTGCTGGGCCTGAAGGGTTTCGTCGGCGCCATCATCGGCGGCCTGGTCAGCTATCCGGCCGCCGCGGCCGGCTCGTTGCTGGTCGGCCTGATCGAATCGTTTTCCTCGTTCTACGCCAGCGCGTACAAGGGCGTCATCGTCTTCACCCTGATCATCCCCGTGCTGCTCTGGCGCTCGCTCAAGAGCCGGCACGTCGAGGAAGAGGAGGAGCAAGCATGA
- a CDS encoding ATP-binding cassette domain-containing protein, whose amino-acid sequence MRPRHLVSIFIVLLALAPLFLPPFYVTLLDYIGLSALTAVGLVLLTGVGGLTSFGQAAFVGLGAYTSAVLCLNASRLPHALAWLGTPWIGLLAGLLITLAVAYVLGAITLKLSGHFLPLGTLAWGLSLFYLFSTVDGLGGYTGLSDIPPISVFGLQLMHGNQIYYLIWVFLLLGVWTTQNLLDSRMGRAIRALRGGRVMAESMGVDTAQARMIIFIIAALQACAAGWLYAHFQRFINPNPFSVEQGIEYLFMAVIGGIGYVWGAVIGAGIFTVLNQWLQDLLPRLLGHTGNFETIVFGFGMVLLLHRARVGLWPTLSRRVPVRAAQRRIDATAEPLPRQPMPARGEVVLQAREITRRFGGLVANDQMSLDIRAGEILALIGPNGAGKSTMFNQISGVDTPTSGRVTLRGRDVTGLGARAVARLGLSRTFQHVRLLGRMSVLENVAIGAHLRGTSGILRSAWRRDRAEEARLLAEAARQIERVGLGPHMHTPAGALALGQQRILEVARALAADPFVLLLDEPAAGLRHQEKQELAQLLSRLGSEGMAVLLVEHDMDFVMNLVDRVVVMDFGQKIAEGLPADIQTNPAVLEAYLGGIDDDASAEPPRGRIPPRGDGA is encoded by the coding sequence CTGCGTCCGCGCCATCTGGTCTCGATCTTCATCGTCCTGCTGGCGCTGGCCCCGCTGTTCCTGCCGCCTTTCTACGTCACCCTGCTCGACTACATCGGGCTGTCCGCGCTGACCGCCGTCGGCCTGGTTCTGCTCACCGGCGTCGGCGGCCTGACCTCCTTTGGCCAGGCGGCTTTCGTCGGGCTGGGCGCCTACACCAGCGCCGTACTCTGCCTGAACGCGTCCCGCCTGCCCCATGCCCTGGCCTGGTTGGGCACGCCCTGGATCGGACTGCTGGCCGGACTGCTGATCACGCTGGCCGTGGCCTATGTGCTGGGCGCCATCACCCTCAAGCTTTCCGGGCATTTCCTGCCACTGGGCACGCTGGCCTGGGGCCTGAGCCTGTTCTATCTCTTTAGCACGGTCGACGGGCTGGGCGGCTACACCGGCCTGAGCGACATTCCGCCGATTTCGGTCTTCGGCCTGCAGCTCATGCACGGCAACCAGATCTACTACCTGATCTGGGTCTTCCTGTTGCTGGGCGTCTGGACCACGCAGAACCTGCTGGACTCGCGCATGGGCCGCGCCATCCGCGCCCTGCGCGGCGGCCGCGTCATGGCCGAGTCCATGGGCGTGGATACGGCCCAGGCGCGCATGATCATCTTCATCATCGCCGCGCTGCAGGCCTGCGCGGCGGGTTGGCTGTACGCGCATTTCCAGCGCTTCATCAACCCCAACCCCTTCAGCGTCGAACAGGGCATCGAGTACCTGTTCATGGCGGTGATCGGCGGCATAGGCTACGTATGGGGCGCGGTGATCGGCGCCGGCATTTTCACCGTGCTGAACCAGTGGCTGCAGGACCTGCTGCCGCGCCTCTTGGGCCATACCGGCAATTTCGAGACCATCGTCTTCGGCTTCGGCATGGTGCTGCTGCTGCACCGCGCGCGCGTCGGCCTGTGGCCCACCCTGTCGCGGCGCGTACCGGTGCGCGCCGCGCAGCGCCGCATCGACGCCACGGCCGAGCCGCTGCCCCGCCAGCCCATGCCGGCGCGCGGCGAGGTGGTGCTGCAGGCGCGCGAGATCACCCGCCGCTTCGGCGGCCTGGTGGCCAACGACCAGATGTCGCTGGACATCCGCGCCGGCGAGATCCTGGCGCTGATCGGCCCGAACGGCGCCGGCAAGAGCACCATGTTCAATCAGATCTCCGGCGTGGATACGCCCACCTCGGGCCGCGTCACGCTGCGCGGCCGGGACGTCACCGGCCTCGGCGCGCGCGCCGTCGCCAGGCTGGGCCTGTCGCGCACCTTCCAGCACGTGCGCCTGCTGGGCCGCATGAGCGTGCTGGAAAACGTGGCCATCGGCGCGCACCTGCGCGGCACCAGCGGCATCCTGCGCTCGGCCTGGCGCCGCGACCGCGCCGAGGAAGCGCGCCTGCTGGCCGAGGCGGCCCGCCAGATCGAACGCGTGGGCCTGGGCCCGCACATGCACACGCCCGCCGGCGCGCTGGCCCTGGGACAGCAACGCATTCTGGAAGTCGCGCGCGCCCTGGCCGCCGACCCCTTCGTGCTGCTGCTCGACGAACCCGCCGCCGGCCTGCGCCACCAGGAAAAGCAGGAACTGGCCCAGCTGCTGTCGCGCCTGGGTTCCGAAGGCATGGCCGTGCTGCTGGTCGAACACGATATGGACTTCGTCATGAATCTGGTCGACCGCGTCGTGGTGATGGACTTCGGCCAGAAGATCGCCGAAGGCCTGCCGGCCGACATCCAGACCAACCCGGCCGTGCTCGAGGCCTATCTGGGCGGGATCGACGATGACGCGTCCGCCGAGCCGCCTCGAGGACGCATTCCTCCTCGGGGGGACGGCGCGTAG
- a CDS encoding ABC transporter ATP-binding protein, whose amino-acid sequence MNKLLEIRGLQVAYGKVTAVAGVNLDVAPGQIVTVIGPNGAGKTTLLSAIMGVLPSRGAIHFCGQAREQAQIEEMVAAGMGLVPEKRELFAEMSVEDNLVLGGFHRYRKGERDQSESLREVYDLFPRLKERRAQLSGTLSGGERQMLAVGRALMAKPKLLMLDEPSLGLAPRIVREVLRIVSELRKLGVSILLVEQNARAALQVADYAYVLETGAVTLEGPAAELAKDPRVIEVYLGMGGH is encoded by the coding sequence ATGAACAAATTGCTGGAAATCCGCGGCCTGCAGGTCGCCTACGGCAAGGTGACCGCGGTCGCAGGCGTCAATCTCGATGTGGCTCCGGGCCAGATCGTCACCGTCATCGGCCCCAACGGCGCCGGCAAGACCACGCTGCTCTCGGCCATCATGGGCGTGCTGCCTTCGCGCGGCGCCATCCATTTCTGCGGCCAGGCCCGCGAACAGGCGCAGATCGAGGAAATGGTCGCTGCCGGCATGGGCCTGGTTCCGGAAAAGCGTGAGCTGTTCGCCGAGATGAGCGTGGAAGACAACCTGGTGCTCGGCGGCTTTCACCGCTATCGCAAAGGCGAGCGCGACCAGTCCGAATCCCTGCGCGAAGTCTACGATCTCTTTCCCCGCCTGAAGGAGCGCCGCGCCCAGTTGTCCGGCACGCTGTCGGGCGGCGAGCGCCAGATGCTGGCCGTGGGCCGCGCGCTCATGGCCAAGCCCAAGCTGCTGATGCTCGACGAACCCAGCCTGGGCCTGGCCCCGCGCATCGTGCGCGAAGTGCTGCGCATCGTGTCCGAACTGCGCAAGCTGGGCGTGTCCATCCTGCTGGTCGAGCAAAATGCCCGCGCGGCCCTGCAGGTGGCCGACTATGCCTATGTGCTGGAGACCGGTGCCGTCACGCTCGAGGGTCCGGCCGCCGAACTGGCCAAGGACCCGCGCGTGATCGAGGTCTACCTGGGCATGGGAGGCCATTGA
- a CDS encoding ketopantoate reductase family protein — MRIGIAGAGAIGGVLAARLAHAGQDVSVLARGATLAALREKGLTLHDLCGQAHVRVPASDKAEFGLQDVLFLCTKTHQLAEVLALCAPMIGPDTVIVPTINGIPWWYFHAEGGPHAGKHVQAVDPGGALLAVTPLARLVGCVVYMTAETTGPGAVVSNSPHKLILGEPGGPATDRVRRLCDTLSAAGIAAQASDRIRDNVWSKVAANLSSNPVSVAAGGATLGQIYSPGPLRPVAASIIDETIAVAQAYGAQLTETRLAMLDRAAKLGSFRTSMLQDFQAGRPLELAAIGDAVLELAERYAISMPVTRAVLSITRFRDERRSGY, encoded by the coding sequence ATGCGCATCGGCATAGCCGGCGCCGGCGCCATCGGCGGGGTGCTGGCCGCGCGCCTGGCCCATGCCGGCCAGGATGTCAGCGTGCTGGCGCGCGGCGCCACCCTGGCCGCGCTGCGCGAGAAGGGCCTGACCTTGCACGACCTCTGCGGTCAGGCGCACGTGCGCGTGCCGGCCAGCGACAAGGCCGAATTCGGCCTGCAGGACGTGCTTTTTCTCTGCACCAAGACCCACCAGCTGGCCGAGGTGCTGGCGCTGTGCGCGCCGATGATCGGCCCCGATACCGTCATCGTGCCCACCATCAACGGCATACCCTGGTGGTACTTCCACGCCGAAGGCGGCCCGCACGCGGGCAAGCACGTCCAGGCCGTGGACCCGGGCGGGGCGCTGCTGGCCGTGACCCCGCTGGCGCGGCTCGTGGGCTGCGTGGTTTACATGACGGCCGAGACCACCGGGCCGGGCGCGGTCGTCTCGAACAGCCCGCACAAGCTGATCCTGGGCGAACCGGGCGGCCCGGCGACCGATCGCGTGCGCCGGCTGTGCGACACATTGAGCGCGGCGGGCATCGCCGCCCAAGCCAGCGACCGCATCCGCGACAACGTCTGGTCCAAGGTCGCCGCCAACCTCAGCTCCAACCCCGTGTCCGTCGCCGCCGGCGGCGCCACGCTGGGTCAGATCTACAGCCCCGGCCCGCTGCGCCCGGTCGCGGCAAGCATCATCGACGAAACCATCGCCGTGGCCCAGGCCTACGGCGCGCAGCTCACCGAAACCCGGCTCGCCATGCTCGACCGCGCCGCCAAGCTGGGTTCGTTTCGCACCTCGATGCTGCAGGACTTCCAGGCGGGCCGCCCGCTGGAACTGGCCGCCATCGGCGATGCCGTGCTGGAGCTGGCCGAGCGCTACGCTATTTCCATGCCCGTGACCCGCGCGGTGCTGTCGATCACGCGTTTCCGCGACGAGCGCCGCTCCGGCTATTGA
- a CDS encoding class II aldolase/adducin family protein encodes MTHPPAASASIQTPTQENTLHADNSAHIKPAHIPDEEWRLRVQLADFYHLVDYLGWTEMIFNHISARLPGPANHYLVNPFGLNYYEVTPDNLLKVDLDGNLIDPSPYPANPAGFALHSAIHGARPDVHCIVHTHTNPVSAITLKQDGFHHDDFYGAQLFGRVGYHDFEGITLFADEKARMLASLGDKHVLALRNHGIAVCEKDIPSTFMLLWTVQRAAEIQYHAGCLPGSNIALDDGIKSRCSGLAAGLIQDDAFAIKLFDATVRKMRRAKQLGICV; translated from the coding sequence ATGACCCACCCTCCAGCGGCCTCTGCCTCGATCCAGACCCCCACCCAGGAGAACACCTTGCACGCCGACAACTCCGCCCATATCAAGCCGGCCCACATCCCTGACGAGGAATGGCGGCTGCGCGTACAGCTGGCCGACTTCTACCATCTGGTCGACTACCTGGGCTGGACCGAAATGATCTTCAACCACATTTCGGCCCGCCTGCCCGGTCCGGCCAACCACTACCTGGTCAACCCCTTCGGCCTGAACTATTACGAAGTCACGCCCGATAACCTGCTCAAAGTCGACCTGGACGGCAATCTGATCGACCCCTCGCCCTACCCCGCCAACCCGGCCGGCTTCGCCCTGCACAGCGCCATCCACGGCGCGCGGCCCGACGTGCACTGTATCGTCCACACCCACACCAATCCCGTCTCGGCCATCACCCTCAAGCAGGACGGCTTTCACCACGACGACTTCTACGGCGCGCAGCTGTTCGGCCGCGTGGGCTATCACGACTTCGAAGGCATCACCCTGTTCGCCGACGAGAAGGCGCGCATGCTCGCCAGCCTGGGCGACAAGCACGTGCTGGCCCTGCGCAACCACGGCATCGCGGTGTGCGAGAAAGACATTCCCAGCACCTTCATGCTGCTGTGGACGGTGCAGCGCGCGGCCGAGATCCAGTATCACGCGGGCTGCCTGCCGGGCTCGAACATCGCCCTGGACGACGGCATCAAGAGCCGCTGCTCGGGACTGGCCGCGGGCCTGATCCAGGACGATGCCTTCGCCATCAAGCTTTTCGATGCGACCGTGCGCAAGATGCGGCGGGCCAAGCAATTGGGGATCTGCGTCTAA
- a CDS encoding dihydrofolate reductase family protein, translated as MTRVRVQSLTISLDGYGAGPDQDLDNPLGIGGTELHQWLFPTRMFQKTLFGKDGGTTFHFVTGGLREALDRTREAAAGKDARIGGGPDTIRQYLREGLIDERHFAISPILLGQGEPLFAGVDLRARGYGCVEFVASEKATHVVLRRQARADAA; from the coding sequence ATGACACGCGTTCGCGTTCAGAGCTTGACTATCTCGCTGGACGGATACGGAGCAGGCCCGGATCAAGACCTCGACAATCCGCTCGGCATAGGCGGGACGGAACTGCACCAGTGGCTGTTCCCGACACGCATGTTTCAGAAAACCTTGTTCGGCAAGGACGGCGGCACGACGTTCCACTTCGTGACAGGAGGCCTGCGCGAAGCGCTCGACCGCACACGCGAGGCCGCTGCCGGAAAGGACGCGCGGATCGGCGGCGGGCCAGACACAATCCGACAGTATCTTCGCGAGGGCCTGATCGACGAACGGCACTTTGCCATCTCCCCGATCCTGCTGGGCCAGGGAGAGCCGCTGTTCGCGGGCGTCGACTTGCGGGCGCGGGGATACGGATGCGTTGAATTCGTCGCGTCGGAGAAGGCCACGCATGTCGTGCTGCGGCGCCAAGCGCGCGCTGACGCAGCGTGA
- a CDS encoding DUF4087 domain-containing protein gives MNTAGMLLGGMCAALLAGAAYAGSPTQKDQLRCGWWDNPTPQNVSLFDRDGQWLVSVQGGHQAEGDWPDFKDSQWVNTNGHYGYGCACLNVAVDLRSHEVVRIRAAHARPLSVCRRDPALKGVRP, from the coding sequence ATGAATACTGCGGGAATGTTGCTGGGCGGGATGTGTGCCGCGCTGCTGGCAGGCGCCGCATACGCGGGCAGTCCAACGCAGAAGGATCAACTCCGCTGCGGCTGGTGGGACAACCCGACGCCCCAGAATGTCTCGTTATTCGACCGTGACGGCCAGTGGCTTGTCAGCGTCCAGGGCGGTCATCAGGCCGAGGGCGACTGGCCCGATTTCAAGGACTCACAATGGGTCAACACCAACGGGCACTACGGATACGGCTGTGCCTGCCTGAACGTGGCGGTCGACCTGCGCAGCCATGAGGTCGTGCGCATTCGTGCGGCCCATGCTCGCCCGCTCAGCGTGTGCCGCCGGGATCCGGCGCTCAAAGGTGTGAGGCCCTGA
- a CDS encoding MFS transporter, whose protein sequence is MQPPMTADNAPTAATQTVQDTRAAIALSARMDRLPITRNLWMLVLLISLGGFFEIYDLIFMGYIAPGMEKSGLLRATTDAFFGLHGMAGFIAATFAGLFVGTFALGWLPDRYGRRTVFTVSLLWYSISSAIMACQHSPEGLLVWRFITGIGVGIEIVTIDSYVTELVPQHMRGRAMAFNQMVMFAAAPAAAILSYWLVPTILLGFEGWRWVVLLGSAGAVLVWFIRLAGPESPRWLALHGRTEQADAIVGQMEAAAERESGKALPPPQAVAQPPHRRASLAQLWQPPYRSRLVMLIVFNFFQAIGYYGFASWVPTLLIGHGIAVTKSLLYAFIIAIALPVGPLLAMAYADRIQRKWLIVGAAFAVIVFGVAFGQLQSPLALTVLGVLISLAGQTISVCYHAYQAELFPTFVRCRANGIVYSASRIGAMFSGFLIAFLLRHFGVPGVFAGITVCMLVVMLAIGGFGPRSNGLRLEELSR, encoded by the coding sequence ATGCAGCCCCCCATGACAGCGGACAACGCGCCGACTGCCGCAACGCAAACCGTTCAAGACACCCGCGCCGCCATTGCGCTCTCGGCGCGGATGGACCGCCTGCCCATCACGCGAAATTTGTGGATGCTGGTGTTGCTGATCTCGCTGGGCGGCTTCTTCGAGATCTACGACCTGATCTTCATGGGCTATATCGCCCCCGGCATGGAAAAGAGCGGCCTGCTCAGGGCCACGACCGATGCGTTCTTCGGCCTGCATGGCATGGCCGGGTTCATTGCCGCCACGTTCGCGGGGCTTTTCGTCGGCACGTTCGCGCTGGGCTGGTTGCCCGACCGCTATGGGCGCCGCACCGTGTTCACGGTGTCGCTGCTGTGGTACTCGATCAGTTCCGCCATCATGGCCTGCCAACACAGTCCGGAAGGCTTGCTGGTCTGGCGCTTCATCACCGGCATCGGCGTGGGTATCGAGATCGTGACCATCGACAGCTACGTCACCGAACTGGTGCCGCAGCACATGCGCGGCCGCGCCATGGCGTTCAACCAGATGGTGATGTTCGCCGCGGCGCCGGCCGCCGCCATCCTGTCGTACTGGCTCGTGCCGACGATCTTGCTGGGATTCGAAGGCTGGCGCTGGGTGGTGCTGCTGGGCTCGGCCGGCGCGGTGCTGGTGTGGTTCATCCGCCTTGCCGGACCGGAAAGTCCGCGCTGGCTGGCCCTGCACGGCCGCACCGAGCAGGCGGACGCCATCGTCGGCCAGATGGAAGCGGCCGCCGAGCGCGAATCCGGCAAGGCTTTGCCGCCGCCGCAGGCTGTCGCACAGCCGCCGCACCGCCGTGCATCGCTGGCGCAGCTGTGGCAGCCGCCCTACCGTTCGCGTCTGGTCATGCTGATCGTATTCAACTTCTTCCAGGCCATCGGCTACTACGGATTTGCCAGCTGGGTGCCGACCCTGCTCATCGGCCACGGCATCGCCGTTACCAAGAGCCTGCTGTACGCCTTCATCATTGCCATTGCGCTGCCCGTGGGGCCGCTGCTGGCCATGGCCTATGCGGACCGCATTCAGCGCAAGTGGCTGATCGTCGGCGCGGCGTTTGCGGTCATCGTGTTTGGCGTGGCGTTCGGGCAATTGCAGAGTCCGCTCGCGCTGACCGTGCTGGGCGTGCTGATCAGCCTGGCGGGGCAAACCATCTCGGTCTGCTATCACGCCTATCAGGCCGAGCTCTTCCCCACCTTCGTGCGCTGTCGCGCCAACGGCATCGTGTATTCGGCCAGCCGCATCGGCGCCATGTTCTCGGGTTTCCTGATCGCCTTCCTGCTGCGCCACTTCGGCGTACCGGGCGTGTTTGCCGGAATCACCGTGTGCATGCTCGTGGTGATGCTGGCGATCGGCGGCTTCGGTCCCAGGAGCAACGGCTTGCGGCTGGAAGAACTGTCGCGCTAG
- a CDS encoding LysR family transcriptional regulator, producing the protein MRDLDLTTLRLFAAVCETRNMARAGEQENIVASAISKRLAQLEDTVGAVLLERGRRGAIPTPAGEIVLAHARAMLAAADRVARDMADYGDGIRGQVRVLATVSSMAEFLPDDIASFLSRPQSRDIRVTVEESLSSDIVRALREGSAPLGVCWDAADLEGFETRSYRTDHLAVAVHAAHPLAARRHCRFDDTLEFDHVGLPAQTAVHTMLARHAAILGRAIKYRAVVSTFDASLRCVRAGLGLAIVPGEVAEPFVPAFGLRVVPLSDEWARRRFAVCFRDPGSLSPAARLFVEHLAACETKAAAARQASPAKRKKAARSPLARR; encoded by the coding sequence ATGCGCGACCTGGACCTCACTACCTTGCGTCTATTCGCCGCCGTCTGCGAAACGCGCAATATGGCGCGCGCCGGCGAGCAGGAAAACATCGTCGCCTCGGCCATCAGCAAGCGGCTGGCACAGCTGGAAGACACCGTCGGGGCGGTCCTGCTCGAACGCGGGCGCCGCGGCGCCATTCCCACGCCGGCCGGCGAAATCGTGCTGGCCCACGCCCGCGCCATGCTGGCCGCGGCCGACCGCGTGGCGCGCGACATGGCCGATTACGGCGACGGCATCCGTGGCCAGGTCCGAGTGCTGGCAACCGTATCGTCGATGGCCGAGTTCCTGCCCGACGATATCGCGTCGTTTCTGAGCCGCCCGCAAAGCCGCGACATCCGCGTGACGGTGGAGGAGAGCCTGAGCAGCGATATCGTGCGCGCGCTGCGCGAAGGGTCCGCGCCGCTGGGCGTGTGCTGGGACGCGGCCGACCTGGAGGGGTTCGAAACCCGGTCCTACCGCACCGACCACCTGGCCGTGGCCGTGCACGCGGCGCATCCCCTGGCGGCGCGCAGGCATTGCCGCTTCGACGACACGCTTGAGTTCGACCATGTCGGCCTGCCGGCGCAGACGGCCGTGCACACCATGCTCGCGCGCCATGCCGCGATCCTCGGCCGGGCGATCAAATACCGCGCCGTGGTATCGACCTTCGATGCGTCCTTGCGCTGCGTGCGGGCCGGACTGGGCCTGGCTATCGTGCCGGGCGAGGTTGCCGAGCCCTTCGTCCCGGCCTTCGGTCTACGGGTGGTGCCCTTGAGCGACGAATGGGCGCGGCGCCGCTTTGCGGTGTGCTTTCGCGACCCGGGATCGCTGTCGCCGGCCGCGCGGCTGTTTGTCGAGCACCTGGCTGCGTGCGAAACCAAGGCCGCCGCCGCCAGGCAGGCAAGCCCGGCCAAGAGAAAGAAGGCGGCGCGCAGTCCTCTTGCGCGCCGCTAA